Sequence from the Zestosphaera sp. genome:
GCTGTTGATGACGTCTCGTTAAGTGTTGGTGAGGGCGAGGTTCTCGGCCTGGCTGGCGAGTCCGGGTGTGGTAAGTCTACTCTAGGTTATGCTCTACTCGGTCTAGTTCCTCCGCCAGGCAGGATTGAGGGTGGTAGGATAGTCATTGACGGCATAGAGATTACTAAGCTCAGTGAGGGTGATTTAAGGAAAGTTAGGTGGAATAAAGTTAGTATGATATTTCAGGGAGCTATGAACGTTCTTAACCCAGTCTACACTATTGAGAAGCAATTAACTGAGGTGCTCGCAGTACATAAGGGGTTAACACAGGGAGAGGCTATCAAGGTAGTTATTGGCGCGCTTAAGCAGGTAGGTCTGAACCCTGAGTTAATGAAGAGATACCCGCATGAGTTGAGTGGCGGGATGAAGCAGAGAGTAGTGATAGCGATGGCTCTGCTACTCAAGCCTAAGCTAGTTATTGCTGACGAACCAACCACGGCTTTAGACGTAGTTATTCAAGCGCAGATCATGAACTTACTGAAGAAGATTAAGTCGGAAGAGAAGACTTCGATGATCTTCATAACTCACGACCTGAGCTTAATAGCTGAGATTTCTGATAGGATAGCTATCATGTACGCAGGTAAAATAGCTGAGATAGGGCCTTCAGAAGAGATATTTAACGATCCTAAACACCCCTACACGCAGGGGTTGCTTAAGAGCATACCTCGTTTAAGATCAAAGGAGAAAATAACGTGGATACCGGGTGTTCCTCCAGACCTCAGGAGACCCCCAACAGGGTGCAGGTTTAACCCTAGATGTCCTTACGTGATGGAAGTGTGTAGGCGTGAAGAACCGCCGATGATACGGTTAGGCGAGAACCACTACGTGTCTTGCTGGCTACACGCTAGAGGTTAATACTCTCTACTTAGCTCGCTTACTTTCTGTTTTAAGACTCTTTTTAAAGACTCTCTCAATGTGGGTAAGTGCTGCGTATGCTACTATAACGATTCCGCAAACCCATGAAGCCAGAATAGGTAGTAGTAAGTAAGACTTCTGCTGAATCAATAACGCATTCAGGCAGACTACTAAGTTAGTGTCTTCGTAGGGAATTACGTAAGCGTAGAAATACGTGACGTCATCTATGAAGTACGTGAACTTAGACACGACTACAACAGACTTAGGTTCCGCGTCGCTGACGCCGTAAGTCACGTTAAGTATTGTTTCTCTGTCACTCACTATACTTAGAGACACGTTACTTAAACTTGCTGGGAGCGTGTAATTACCCCAATATATGAGTAAGCCCTCGAAAGCCTTCAGTGAATACTCACGACACTCCTCAAAGCCTATTACTTCAGGTATTGCTGACGCAATGCTTAAGACTAACGAAATCACTAGAAGTAACACACCAACTAGAACTAACGTCCTCGTCCTCACCCTCATCTTGAGGCTACCATCATAGATAGTCATGAACGTAAAAGTTTATAAAGGTTCATCAGTAGATTTATAGTGAGGTGACTATATGAAAAAGTACGCATCCTTAACTATACTCTCACTCATCTTAATAGCTACGGTGGTAGTATTCTCGGCTGTAGTGGGCGCGCAACAACAAGTAGGTCCCGCATCAGAGTCTATAACCTTTAAGAGGTACCCACTAGTTCCCGACACTATAGCTGCCGCGTTCCAGTCAGGCGAGATACAGGCTTACATATTTGGTATCAGACCAACTCAGTTAGATGCATTCAAAACCATAGAAGCTAACATCACGTATGTTGCCGCGCCAGGAGGCTTAGTAGACATAATACTCAACCCAGCACCAGTTAAGACAGTCAATTTAACGGGAGACCATACCGGCAAAACTGTTACGGAGATAGCTAATATGCTCGGAGTTCCTGACAACATAATAGTTCAGTACTACTACGACTCAGAAAAGGGCGTGACCTTCGTGGATTTAGCTGCTGACGGGGAGAGGATAAATCCTCTCGGGATTAAGAGACTCAGGTTTGCACTAAACTTCGTAGCTAACAGAGACTACATAGTGAACACGCTCTACAGAGGCTATGCCTCACCCATGTATACTTTCTTATCTGCTTACGACCCAGACTACGCGTTAGTCGCTGACATAATACTTGCTTACAACTTCAAGTACGACCCCTACTATGCTAGGAAGGTAGTGAGTGAGGAAATGACTAAAGCAGGGGCTTACTTAGTTGGTGGTAAGTGGTACTATGCTGGTAGTCCGGTGGTTTTGAAGTTTATTATAAGACAAGAAGATGAGAGGCTTGATATAGGTGAGGAATTCTCTAAAGACCTGGAATTCTTAGGCTTTACGATCGATAAACTCATAACGACGTTTGACGTAGCTCTAGCTAAGGTGTATGACACAGACCCTGCTGATTTTGAATGGCACCTCTACACTGAGGGCTGGGGTAAGTCAGCACCAGACAAGTATGACTCTGGAACTATCAATCAAATGTGTGCGCCGTGGGTTGGCTACATGCCTGGATGGCAGACAGAAGGTTGGTGGTGGTACAGGAACGACTTCATAGACGAGTATGGGCAGAAGATATACTTAGGTTTATTCACTAGCAGGGAAGAAAGAGACACATGGTATAGGGACGTGACTAAGACATGTATAGAAGACTCAATAAGGATATGGTTGGCTACTAGAATGGACATACATGTAGTAGTAAAGACTATGAAAGGCATAACTACAGACTTAGGTGCCGGAATGAGGTCACCGTTCAATACTAAGGGAGTATATGTTCCGGGCAAGCCTGACCTAACCTTCGGTCATCTATGGGTCTACACTGCCCGAACTATTTGGAACATATACGGCGGCTTTACGGACGTTTACAGCGTTGATATAGAGAGAGCTACTTACGACCCAATGATGTGGTCTCACCCACACAACGGTCTCCCAATACCTATTAGGTCGAGCTACGAGGTCGTTACTGCAGGTCCTGATGGGAAGCTACCGATACCTTCAGACGCTATCTGGTGGGACGCCTCGCAAGGCATGTGGGTCTATGCTAACACGTTAGGGAGAGTTAATGCGACCAGCGTCGTCAAGTTTGACATGTCTAAATACTTAGGTGCTAAATGGCACCACGGACAGACAATAACTTGGGCTGACATACTAGGTAGCTGGGCTTTATGGCTAGACATATGCTACAACGAGACTAAAGCAAACTACGAGACCCCGATATCAGGTCCTAACAAGCCGCTCTTCGACACCTTCAAGGCGTTGAGGATAGTAGGCGATACTTTAGAGGTATACGTAGATTACTGGCACTTCGAACCAGCCTACATAGCGAGCTACGCCACATTAACTCCCGTAAACCCTGTCGAGTTACTAATGGTTGAGAATTATCTAGTATTTGACTCTAAGAACTACACGTTCTCAACTACATTGAGCACTCGAACAGGACTGCCTGTGTTGAACCCAGTTCCGTTCCCCGATCACGCGGCATCAATAAAGAGCGTAGCTGATGCGTGGAGAGGAGCCGCATACTTGCCGAGCAAATACTTCACGCTACCTGACGGA
This genomic interval carries:
- a CDS encoding ABC transporter ATP-binding protein, which encodes MSSSRAVLEVNNLKVYYRTLAGLVRAVDDVSLSVGEGEVLGLAGESGCGKSTLGYALLGLVPPPGRIEGGRIVIDGIEITKLSEGDLRKVRWNKVSMIFQGAMNVLNPVYTIEKQLTEVLAVHKGLTQGEAIKVVIGALKQVGLNPELMKRYPHELSGGMKQRVVIAMALLLKPKLVIADEPTTALDVVIQAQIMNLLKKIKSEEKTSMIFITHDLSLIAEISDRIAIMYAGKIAEIGPSEEIFNDPKHPYTQGLLKSIPRLRSKEKITWIPGVPPDLRRPPTGCRFNPRCPYVMEVCRREEPPMIRLGENHYVSCWLHARG
- a CDS encoding ABC transporter substrate-binding protein; the protein is MKKYASLTILSLILIATVVVFSAVVGAQQQVGPASESITFKRYPLVPDTIAAAFQSGEIQAYIFGIRPTQLDAFKTIEANITYVAAPGGLVDIILNPAPVKTVNLTGDHTGKTVTEIANMLGVPDNIIVQYYYDSEKGVTFVDLAADGERINPLGIKRLRFALNFVANRDYIVNTLYRGYASPMYTFLSAYDPDYALVADIILAYNFKYDPYYARKVVSEEMTKAGAYLVGGKWYYAGSPVVLKFIIRQEDERLDIGEEFSKDLEFLGFTIDKLITTFDVALAKVYDTDPADFEWHLYTEGWGKSAPDKYDSGTINQMCAPWVGYMPGWQTEGWWWYRNDFIDEYGQKIYLGLFTSREERDTWYRDVTKTCIEDSIRIWLATRMDIHVVVKTMKGITTDLGAGMRSPFNTKGVYVPGKPDLTFGHLWVYTARTIWNIYGGFTDVYSVDIERATYDPMMWSHPHNGLPIPIRSSYEVVTAGPDGKLPIPSDAIWWDASQGMWVYANTLGRVNATSVVKFDMSKYLGAKWHHGQTITWADILGSWALWLDICYNETKANYETPISGPNKPLFDTFKALRIVGDTLEVYVDYWHFEPAYIASYATLTPVNPVELLMVENYLVFDSKNYTFSTTLSTRTGLPVLNPVPFPDHAASIKSVADAWRGAAYLPSKYFTLPDGTNLMSENEWSGRLDALSAWIAQHNHAWISQGPYYLDTFDRLAQQATIRAFRDPTYPLTPDFWNLGGIISPKIGDVIAPASIEIGSNQTVSLTVLGVGPFSVKYILREKGTNKIMAVGTATEVEPGVFEIFIGSDVTSEFRPYYYYELLLIATSEAVAVIDTTTVTFESVPSLAELEKSLREAISGVAQQTQAQLEALRETFSLALGAIGETLISTLTNMSNSITYLLNMTTSTIITNMNTQYNTLSSKIDDVSGRISTVESEVSDLSKSVEDIGGAVSSLTTYVTIVLVISIINLIVSVVLPFMRKK